One part of the Thiothrix nivea DSM 5205 genome encodes these proteins:
- a CDS encoding SUMF1/EgtB/PvdO family nonheme iron enzyme, whose translation MTVPAQTGYIFLSYSRTDKNVAAMLRSRLIDAGFKVFRDEESIRIGDNWLQSLQTAVQGCSAFVLLVGRDGVQQQRWVGAEVEVALSRKLSPHDDRERLPVFPVLLPDAALDDLPVFLQQIQSMVWHPDSELPQALLEALQAQTSLQTAPPLLKGEPYRGLSYFRREDADRFFGRHEEVLQALRGLGFAEDLTPETSAQPHSRYYRWLQIHAASGAGKSSLVRAGLLPKIEQGLLWRRTGYAGWNILEPMMPGEKPVEMLAEKLAKAFPQNDMDAWLGKLNQPDKPSALAYALRPLLPAGKAALLVVDQFEELFTLAKDAERSQFDRLLAAALADPDCPLFLISTIRSDFLDRFEYLPELLRLYNTHKSDYLLPTISEAGLRELIVYPARLAGLQVDADLVEAIVHDARDEPGALPLVESALAELWNDAQAHGSQRLSKAYYAQHNGVVGMLAKQADALIGSLGERGRKQALNLLLALTRINEGGRHTRRRLARADAVHEAGGGERGEQVILTLAGERVRQGGGAVGGPLRLIVTDGEKSPSVPLLQRGKQEGVIWRVGRKLGLLPSFEKGGVGGGFSSVELVHEMLVRPSGRKDEQGRTIGYWPTLYDYVFANRDRDYQRQQLQVDAQRWRERSRLGRWFGLAGWRDLRVFGKLRPRPESVEGRYLRRSRWVAWAQTSLLVGILGVLAHSAWWADENKLPFSYALIKPLWELGYAPPLPEMVEIIKPGQEATFTMGCVDGRDNVKGLGKCADYFMEATPHEVTLTKPFQLGKYELTFMQYDYYVWDQQRQGKQVDYPPDAGYGRFSKPAINVSWDDATAYAEWLKERTGQAYRLPTEAEWEYAARAGTDTAYPWGGNANCDDFSCKDTNPNTAPVGSFPASPFGLYDMHGNVWEWCQDVYGAYPAEPVRNPQGSPVSSFDSTFDGINRVIRGGSLDHGPRIVRSANRLRGAPDNRVSYVGFRLAKGR comes from the coding sequence ATGACAGTGCCTGCCCAAACCGGCTACATCTTTCTCAGCTACAGCCGTACCGACAAGAACGTGGCTGCAATGCTCCGTTCCCGGCTGATTGACGCTGGCTTCAAGGTTTTCCGCGACGAAGAATCCATCCGCATCGGCGATAACTGGCTGCAAAGCTTGCAGACTGCGGTACAAGGCTGTTCCGCCTTCGTGCTGCTGGTCGGGCGCGATGGCGTGCAGCAACAACGCTGGGTGGGGGCGGAAGTCGAAGTGGCCCTCAGCCGCAAGCTGTCGCCGCATGATGACCGCGAACGCCTGCCGGTTTTCCCCGTCTTGCTTCCAGACGCGGCGTTGGATGACCTGCCGGTATTCTTGCAACAAATCCAGTCGATGGTCTGGCATCCCGACAGCGAATTGCCGCAAGCCTTGCTGGAGGCGTTGCAGGCGCAAACCTCCCTGCAAACCGCGCCGCCGTTGTTGAAGGGCGAACCCTACCGTGGCCTGAGCTATTTCCGCCGCGAAGACGCCGACCGCTTTTTCGGGCGGCATGAGGAAGTGCTGCAAGCCCTGCGCGGCCTGGGTTTCGCCGAAGACCTGACGCCGGAAACTTCCGCCCAGCCGCATTCGCGTTACTACCGCTGGCTGCAAATTCACGCCGCCAGTGGCGCAGGCAAGTCGTCGCTGGTACGTGCCGGGTTGTTGCCGAAGATCGAGCAGGGGCTGCTGTGGCGGCGCACCGGTTATGCCGGTTGGAACATCCTCGAACCGATGATGCCGGGTGAAAAGCCGGTGGAGATGCTGGCGGAAAAGTTGGCGAAGGCGTTTCCGCAAAACGACATGGATGCGTGGCTGGGCAAACTCAACCAACCTGACAAACCGTCGGCGCTGGCGTATGCGCTGCGTCCGTTGCTGCCTGCGGGCAAGGCGGCGCTGCTGGTGGTCGACCAGTTCGAGGAGCTGTTCACGCTGGCGAAGGATGCCGAGCGCAGCCAGTTCGACCGCCTGCTGGCGGCGGCGCTGGCCGACCCGGACTGCCCGCTGTTCCTGATCAGCACCATCCGTTCGGATTTCCTCGACCGGTTTGAATACCTGCCGGAACTGCTGCGGCTGTATAACACGCACAAGAGCGACTACCTGCTGCCGACCATCTCCGAGGCCGGTTTGCGCGAACTGATCGTGTATCCGGCGCGGCTGGCGGGTTTGCAGGTCGATGCCGATCTGGTGGAAGCCATTGTGCATGACGCGCGTGACGAACCGGGCGCGTTGCCGCTGGTGGAAAGCGCCCTGGCGGAATTGTGGAACGACGCGCAGGCGCACGGCAGCCAGCGGCTGAGCAAGGCGTATTACGCGCAGCATAACGGTGTGGTCGGGATGCTGGCGAAACAGGCGGATGCGCTGATCGGCAGTCTGGGCGAACGCGGGCGCAAACAGGCGCTCAACCTGCTGCTGGCGCTGACGCGCATCAACGAGGGCGGGCGGCATACGCGGCGGCGGCTGGCGCGGGCGGATGCGGTGCATGAAGCGGGCGGCGGCGAGCGCGGCGAACAGGTGATATTGACGCTGGCGGGTGAACGGGTGCGGCAGGGCGGTGGCGCGGTGGGCGGGCCGTTGCGGCTGATTGTGACGGATGGGGAGAAATCCCCCTCAGTCCCCCTTTTGCAAAGGGGGAAGCAAGAGGGTGTTATCTGGCGAGTTGGGCGGAAACTGGGTCTGCTCCCCTCCTTTGAAAAAGGAGGGGTTGGGGGAGGATTTTCTTCTGTCGAACTTGTCCACGAAATGCTGGTGCGTCCCAGTGGCCGCAAGGATGAACAGGGCCGTACCATCGGCTATTGGCCGACGCTGTACGACTACGTGTTCGCCAACCGTGACCGCGATTACCAGCGCCAGCAGTTGCAGGTGGATGCGCAACGCTGGCGGGAACGCTCACGGCTGGGGCGCTGGTTCGGGCTGGCGGGGTGGCGTGACTTGCGGGTGTTCGGCAAGCTGCGGCCACGGCCTGAGAGTGTGGAAGGGCGGTATTTGCGACGTAGCCGCTGGGTGGCGTGGGCGCAAACCTCGCTGCTGGTGGGTATTTTAGGTGTGCTGGCTCATTCGGCCTGGTGGGCGGACGAGAACAAACTGCCGTTCAGTTATGCGTTGATCAAGCCATTGTGGGAACTGGGTTATGCGCCACCCTTGCCAGAAATGGTTGAAATCATCAAGCCGGGGCAGGAGGCAACGTTTACGATGGGCTGTGTGGACGGGCGCGACAATGTGAAGGGCTTGGGCAAATGTGCAGATTACTTCATGGAGGCAACACCTCATGAGGTTACGCTGACCAAACCTTTCCAGCTTGGTAAATATGAACTCACTTTCATGCAATATGACTACTACGTGTGGGATCAGCAGCGGCAGGGAAAGCAGGTTGATTATCCACCGGATGCGGGTTATGGCCGTTTCAGCAAACCGGCCATCAATGTCAGTTGGGACGATGCCACGGCTTATGCGGAGTGGTTGAAGGAACGCACAGGCCAAGCTTACCGTTTACCTACCGAAGCTGAATGGGAGTATGCCGCCCGCGCCGGGACGGATACCGCCTATCCGTGGGGGGGTAACGCCAACTGTGATGATTTTTCCTGCAAGGATACTAACCCCAATACGGCTCCG